A part of Abyssibacter profundi genomic DNA contains:
- a CDS encoding SLC13 family permease, giving the protein MSPEAWIAIAVVLGTLVALITVTLPPYLILMGALTVLSVSGVLSSTEAFAGFGNTGLMTVAVMFIVAGGITSTGGVQWIVQNVLGRPSHIRSAIFRVFAPVAGLSGFLNNTPVVATMIPAINTWCRRIDAAPSRLMIPLSYSAILGGTLTMIGTSTNLVVNGQYQDLTGEPGFGLFAITLVGLPVAVVGGLFIIFVLPRILPDRRAPTASESLREFTVEVAVDATGPLVGKTIEQAGLRNLRTLFLVEIGRQGTVLSAVAGEETLLGNDRLVFAGDPDAIKDLLAIRGIQPSVGDKQQPTILESRPERRLVEAVVSTNCDAVGRTLKDSRFRERYGAVVLAVSRNGQRIKGGLGSIRIEAGDSLLMEARPGFVSKLQNSRDFLLISDLDVDRPRHDKAGLAWSLLIAAVLAAATGLLSILDAGLLAAAGMLVTRCMTPAQALRTIDLPILITIGASLGLGAALASSGAANAIAELVVSIAGDRPILLLVLIYVTVQMLTEMITNNGAAVIMVPIALSLTEQLSLAPAPYLFAVMMAASASFATPLGYQTNLMVYGPGQYRMTDFLKAGIPMNIIVGVTTVVTLVLSFDLRA; this is encoded by the coding sequence ATGTCGCCAGAGGCATGGATTGCCATCGCAGTTGTCCTGGGTACGCTGGTCGCGCTGATCACCGTGACACTGCCGCCCTACCTCATTCTGATGGGTGCGCTGACCGTGCTATCCGTCAGCGGGGTGCTGAGCAGCACCGAGGCCTTTGCCGGCTTCGGCAACACGGGCTTGATGACAGTCGCGGTGATGTTCATCGTCGCCGGCGGCATCACGTCCACCGGCGGGGTCCAGTGGATTGTGCAGAACGTGCTGGGCCGGCCGAGTCATATCCGTTCGGCCATCTTCCGCGTCTTCGCGCCGGTCGCCGGTCTCAGCGGCTTTCTTAACAACACGCCGGTTGTCGCCACAATGATCCCGGCGATCAACACCTGGTGCCGCCGAATCGATGCCGCCCCATCTCGATTGATGATTCCGCTGAGTTACTCGGCCATTCTCGGCGGCACGCTCACCATGATCGGGACCAGTACCAACCTGGTGGTCAACGGTCAGTATCAGGATTTAACGGGCGAGCCGGGCTTCGGGCTGTTCGCAATCACCTTGGTGGGTCTGCCTGTCGCGGTGGTGGGCGGGCTGTTCATCATCTTCGTGCTACCGCGCATCCTCCCGGATCGGCGCGCCCCAACCGCCAGCGAATCGTTACGTGAATTCACCGTCGAAGTTGCCGTCGACGCGACCGGCCCGCTGGTTGGCAAAACCATCGAACAGGCCGGCTTACGTAATCTGCGCACCCTGTTCCTGGTCGAAATCGGGCGACAGGGCACCGTGCTATCGGCCGTTGCGGGAGAGGAAACCCTGCTGGGCAATGACCGGCTGGTGTTTGCCGGCGATCCGGACGCCATCAAGGATTTGCTCGCCATTCGTGGCATCCAGCCTTCCGTAGGCGACAAGCAACAGCCAACCATTCTGGAGTCCCGCCCCGAACGCCGTCTGGTGGAGGCCGTCGTGTCGACCAACTGCGATGCCGTCGGACGCACGCTCAAGGATTCCCGCTTTCGCGAGCGCTACGGCGCGGTGGTGCTGGCCGTCTCACGCAATGGCCAGCGCATCAAGGGTGGTCTGGGCAGCATCCGGATCGAGGCTGGCGACAGCCTGTTGATGGAGGCGCGCCCCGGCTTCGTCAGCAAGCTGCAGAACAGCCGCGACTTCCTGCTCATTAGCGATCTTGATGTCGACCGGCCTCGCCACGACAAGGCCGGATTGGCCTGGAGCTTGTTAATCGCCGCTGTGCTCGCTGCGGCCACCGGGTTGCTCAGCATCTTGGACGCCGGGCTACTCGCCGCGGCCGGCATGCTCGTCACCCGTTGCATGACACCGGCGCAGGCATTGCGCACCATCGATCTTCCAATTCTGATCACCATCGGTGCCTCGCTCGGGCTGGGCGCGGCCCTGGCCAGTAGCGGCGCGGCGAACGCCATCGCTGAGCTGGTCGTCAGCATCGCAGGCGACCGCCCCATTCTGCTGCTGGTGCTGATCTATGTGACGGTGCAGATGCTGACAGAGATGATCACCAACAATGGCGCTGCGGTCATCATGGTGCCAATCGCGCTCAGCCTGACCGAGCAGCTGAGTCTGGCCCCAGCACCCTACTTGTTTGCGGTCATGATGGCGGCCTCGGCAAGCTTCGCCACCCCGCTTGGCTACCAGACCAATCTCATGGTCTATGGACCAGGCCAATACCGGATGACCGATTTTCTCAAGGCGGGCATCCCCATGAATATCATCGTGGGTGTGACCACGGTGGTGACGCTAGTCCTCAGCTTTGATCTGCGAGCTTAA
- a CDS encoding DUF4212 domain-containing protein, protein MNNAPNPGAAAYWKENVRLLTVLLIVWFVASYGAGILLVDLLNQIPLGGYKLGFFFAQQGSIYIFVALIFVYVHKMNQLDRKYDVHEE, encoded by the coding sequence GTGAACAACGCACCCAATCCGGGTGCCGCCGCCTACTGGAAAGAGAACGTGCGACTGCTGACGGTGTTACTCATCGTCTGGTTTGTCGCCTCTTACGGCGCCGGCATCTTGCTCGTCGACCTGCTGAACCAGATCCCCCTCGGGGGTTACAAGCTGGGCTTTTTCTTCGCTCAGCAGGGTTCAATCTACATTTTTGTCGCCCTGATATTCGTCTACGTCCACAAGATGAATCAGCTCGACCGCAAGTACGACGTTCACGAGGAGTAG
- a CDS encoding sodium:solute symporter family protein, translating into MDTQTWIYLVVGLTFALYIGIAIWARAGSTQDFYVAGGGVNPISNGMATAADWMSAASFISMAGLIAFLGYNASPYLMGWTGGYVLLALLLAPYLRKFGKFTVPEFIGDRFYSKTARMVAVLCLIVASITYVIGQMKGVGVAFGRFLEVEFETGVMIGMAIVFFYAVLGGMKGITYTQIAQYCVLIFAYTVPAIFISFQLTGVPVPQLGLGADMADGTPILDKLDQVVTDLGFASFTDPDGSTLNIFLLTMSLMIGTAGLPHVIIRFFTVRKVSDARISAGWALVFIAILYTTAPAVGGMARLNLMETIQTGPVGAPDGNLEYENRPEWFKNWEKTGLLAFEDKNGDGRIQYYNDANPEFAAQAQQYGWEGNEMVTVDRDIMVLANPEIAQLPGWVIALVAAGGLAAALSTAAGLLLAISSAISHDLLKGMFMPQINEKQELRAGRIAMAGAVLLAGYMGMNPPGFAAQVVALAFGLAASSIFPALMMGIFSKRVNKAGAIAGMLTGLTSTIVYIFVFKGWFFVPGTNWFPNTADYWLFGIQPESFGAIGALLNFAVAFAVSRVTQAPPAHIQDLVESVRIPRGAGLPTGH; encoded by the coding sequence ATGGATACACAAACCTGGATTTACCTCGTCGTAGGTCTGACCTTTGCGCTGTACATCGGCATCGCGATCTGGGCCCGCGCAGGATCCACACAAGACTTTTACGTGGCCGGTGGTGGGGTGAACCCGATCTCCAACGGCATGGCCACAGCGGCCGACTGGATGAGCGCTGCCTCCTTCATATCAATGGCCGGCCTGATCGCCTTCCTGGGCTACAACGCCTCGCCTTATCTCATGGGGTGGACCGGAGGCTATGTGTTGCTGGCGTTGCTGCTGGCACCCTATCTGCGGAAGTTCGGCAAGTTCACCGTGCCCGAGTTCATCGGCGACCGCTTCTATTCGAAGACGGCCCGAATGGTCGCCGTTTTGTGTCTCATTGTGGCCTCGATCACCTACGTAATCGGCCAGATGAAGGGTGTGGGCGTGGCGTTTGGTCGCTTTCTGGAAGTGGAGTTCGAAACCGGCGTCATGATCGGGATGGCCATCGTGTTCTTCTACGCCGTGCTGGGCGGAATGAAGGGCATCACCTACACCCAGATCGCTCAGTACTGCGTGCTGATCTTTGCCTACACCGTTCCCGCAATATTCATCAGTTTTCAGCTGACGGGGGTGCCTGTGCCGCAGCTGGGCCTGGGCGCCGATATGGCGGACGGCACACCCATACTCGACAAGCTGGACCAGGTCGTCACCGATCTTGGTTTTGCCTCATTCACCGACCCGGATGGCAGCACGCTCAACATCTTTCTGCTGACCATGTCGCTGATGATCGGAACCGCGGGCCTGCCGCACGTCATTATTCGGTTCTTCACCGTGCGCAAGGTCTCCGATGCACGCATCTCTGCAGGCTGGGCGCTGGTGTTCATTGCCATTCTCTACACCACCGCCCCGGCGGTTGGCGGCATGGCCCGTCTCAACCTCATGGAGACCATTCAGACCGGGCCGGTGGGTGCCCCCGATGGCAATCTGGAATACGAGAATCGGCCAGAATGGTTTAAGAACTGGGAGAAAACCGGCCTGCTCGCCTTCGAGGACAAGAACGGCGACGGTCGCATCCAGTATTACAACGACGCCAACCCGGAGTTTGCCGCCCAGGCCCAGCAATACGGCTGGGAAGGCAATGAAATGGTCACGGTGGATCGCGACATCATGGTGCTGGCCAACCCTGAGATCGCCCAGCTACCCGGATGGGTGATTGCCCTGGTCGCAGCCGGTGGCCTGGCCGCCGCACTCTCCACGGCAGCGGGGCTCTTGCTCGCGATTTCCTCGGCGATCTCCCACGATTTGCTCAAGGGCATGTTCATGCCGCAGATCAATGAGAAACAAGAGCTTAGGGCCGGTCGAATCGCCATGGCGGGGGCCGTGCTGCTGGCCGGCTACATGGGTATGAATCCACCGGGATTTGCGGCACAGGTGGTTGCACTGGCATTCGGACTCGCCGCCTCATCGATCTTCCCGGCTCTGATGATGGGAATCTTCAGCAAGCGTGTGAACAAGGCCGGTGCCATCGCCGGCATGCTGACCGGGCTGACCAGCACCATTGTCTACATCTTCGTGTTCAAGGGCTGGTTCTTCGTCCCCGGCACGAACTGGTTTCCGAACACGGCCGATTACTGGCTATTCGGCATCCAGCCCGAGTCATTTGGTGCGATCGGTGCCCTGCTGAACTTCGCCGTGGCCTTCGCGGTCTCGCGCGTCACCCAAGCACCCCCTGCGCATATTCAGGATCTGGTGGAAAGCGTACGTATCCCCCGTGGAGCCGGTCTGCCGACCGGTCACTGA
- a CDS encoding arsenate reductase → MKPTLYGIKNCDTVRRARKDLAERGVDYRFHDFRAEGIEPTTISGWVDMLGIDQVLNRRGTTWRKLGQQVQDPTDVSALIALMAEHPSLIKRPVFQRDQQVQTGYPRAEAESRLAWFAGAEQPDSPPQQD, encoded by the coding sequence ATGAAACCCACGCTATACGGCATCAAGAACTGCGACACCGTTCGCCGCGCACGAAAAGATTTGGCCGAGCGCGGCGTTGATTATCGCTTCCACGATTTCCGCGCCGAAGGCATCGAACCCACAACAATCAGTGGCTGGGTCGACATGCTGGGCATTGACCAGGTCCTGAACCGCCGCGGCACCACCTGGCGCAAACTGGGCCAACAGGTTCAAGACCCCACGGATGTGTCTGCCCTGATTGCGTTGATGGCTGAACACCCCAGCCTGATCAAACGGCCGGTGTTCCAACGGGATCAGCAAGTGCAAACAGGCTACCCGCGCGCCGAAGCCGAGAGCCGCCTGGCCTGGTTTGCCGGCGCCGAGCAACCCGACTCACCTCCCCAACAGGACTGA
- a CDS encoding VOC family protein, translated as MEYLHTMVRVADIDASLAFYCDALGLKEVHRYESEQGRFTLIYLAAPGDVERAKTHQSPLIELTYNWDPETYTGGRNFGHLAFRVDDIYATCERLQQAGVVINRPPRDGHMAFVRSPDGISVELLQRGEALAPTAPWATMENSGTW; from the coding sequence ATGGAATACCTGCACACGATGGTCCGCGTCGCGGACATCGACGCTTCGCTCGCGTTTTATTGTGATGCGCTGGGCCTGAAAGAAGTGCACCGATACGAGAGTGAACAGGGGCGCTTCACGCTGATCTATCTGGCCGCCCCCGGAGACGTCGAGCGTGCGAAGACGCACCAATCCCCGCTCATCGAGTTGACCTACAACTGGGACCCGGAAACCTACACCGGAGGCCGGAACTTCGGGCACCTGGCCTTCCGCGTTGACGATATTTACGCGACCTGCGAACGGCTGCAGCAGGCCGGTGTCGTGATCAATCGACCGCCTCGCGACGGACACATGGCGTTTGTCCGGTCACCGGATGGCATCTCAGTGGAGCTGTTGCAACGCGGTGAGGCGCTGGCCCCCACAGCGCCCTGGGCAACCATGGAAAACAGCGGCACCTGGTAG
- a CDS encoding PKD domain-containing protein, producing the protein MIAVSGARGEAGRPPPATRAPEVPQLALPGHGGIHVLAEEPWLDLGIQTWSAAPVAGLIIQTDGEDRYWAWTTPTVAELGGGSGQIRDWSLRLELDPSVSAVQCLQMAVHDELGRVSPYRKLCLARRKHGGPVANAGADLTVYEGEAVQLTGDLRLIGQSLQTVRWRMKDAPNKVRLHNPASVSPSFTAPRVDAPTTLTLEMMVQDMAGGRATDTLRVTVLDTHQSARPVVDAGMDLTVQSGRQSVALTGRVTDLDSAVSVYWMVDDPSVQLQDHQRLRTLFDAPRVDVPTLLTFMLVAADGHHQQRDTVLVRVEPPAARHH; encoded by the coding sequence GTGATTGCTGTCTCCGGCGCGAGGGGCGAGGCAGGTCGTCCACCACCGGCAACACGCGCACCGGAGGTCCCGCAGCTGGCGCTGCCAGGCCATGGCGGCATCCATGTGCTGGCGGAGGAACCATGGCTGGACTTGGGCATCCAGACATGGTCGGCGGCGCCTGTTGCAGGACTGATAATTCAGACTGATGGTGAGGATCGCTATTGGGCATGGACGACACCGACCGTCGCTGAGCTTGGCGGCGGGTCGGGGCAGATTCGAGATTGGAGCTTGCGCTTGGAACTCGACCCGTCGGTCTCAGCCGTGCAGTGCCTGCAAATGGCGGTTCACGATGAGCTGGGGCGGGTGTCGCCGTACCGCAAGCTCTGTCTGGCGCGACGGAAACACGGTGGTCCGGTCGCCAACGCGGGTGCTGACCTCACCGTCTACGAAGGCGAGGCGGTTCAGCTTACCGGCGACTTGCGGTTGATCGGGCAGTCCTTACAGACGGTTCGGTGGCGGATGAAAGATGCCCCTAACAAGGTCCGCCTGCATAACCCGGCAAGCGTGTCGCCGTCGTTCACGGCGCCCCGGGTGGATGCCCCGACGACCTTGACGCTGGAAATGATGGTTCAGGACATGGCGGGCGGGCGAGCAACGGACACGCTGCGTGTGACGGTGCTCGATACCCATCAATCGGCCAGGCCCGTGGTGGATGCCGGAATGGATTTGACCGTGCAATCGGGTCGGCAAAGCGTCGCGCTGACGGGGCGCGTGACGGATCTGGATAGCGCGGTCTCCGTGTATTGGATGGTCGATGATCCCTCTGTGCAGTTGCAGGATCATCAACGGCTACGAACCCTGTTCGATGCCCCCCGTGTTGACGTGCCCACATTGCTGACGTTCATGCTGGTGGCGGCCGATGGCCATCATCAGCAGCGCGATACCGTGCTGGTGCGGGTCGAACCGCCTGCAGCGAGGCACCATTGA
- a CDS encoding winged helix-turn-helix domain-containing protein, whose translation MTNPLHGRFADVEVDERSRQLFRDGLLIPIEPKPFDLLCLLIRRQGEAVSKQTLIDDLWDGRVVSDSVIARAVTKLRRALGTAAAPAIETAHGYGYRFGGDFHPLPPAADPASATAPSPTAAATAPRTSHRNRSAGARTAGWLLGGLMVVLMGWMGARVLIEADQPTVGTEPKQPTIAVLPFENYSEHPEATRYLVDAVHENVLTHLSRVQDLRVISRTSVERYRDSQASVPEIGRRLGVNHVLEGSVQRIGQRLRVNAQLVEVATDTHLWVDVLDGELADVFEIQSQIAQHVAASIGATLRPTEVQAMTQVPTTDASAYQAYLQARDELRRDGTGRASLFRSQALLDRAVAEDPDFALAQATLARVHTFTHWFGYDTDPRRLQQASDALDAALGADPNLAEAHLALGLYRAAGFRDYIGALAAYQQAELRQPGAADIKHYMASAHRRLGQWEAAVSMMQSAVTSDPENLSLLADFAGLLRGLRRYEEAAPLYQRLAALDPDDPFKRIDHAMFIVESRGDTAPLRRVLNDIPADVDPGHSITYMRYIAAAWESDLERAAALINRYPRTWLPASGGLGRTPRALAQGLMAVLRDDPGAGRHLQTARDHLETARQSQPNNPGFEADLALVAAGLGDKLTSLQHGQRALDLMPVDVDPVGYSDVATRVAMAWALAGEQSRCLVLLEQLYRQPFGPSIQFLRLHPVWSPLRGLPRFQQLLGQ comes from the coding sequence ATGACAAATCCACTGCATGGCCGTTTTGCCGATGTGGAGGTCGATGAGCGGAGTCGCCAGCTATTCCGCGACGGCCTGCTCATCCCGATTGAGCCAAAGCCATTCGACCTGCTCTGCCTGCTCATCCGCCGCCAGGGCGAGGCCGTCTCCAAGCAAACCTTGATCGATGATCTTTGGGACGGACGTGTCGTCTCCGACTCGGTGATTGCCCGCGCGGTCACCAAGCTCAGGCGCGCGCTGGGCACGGCCGCCGCCCCCGCGATTGAAACCGCGCATGGCTACGGTTATCGATTCGGGGGCGATTTCCACCCGCTGCCCCCGGCGGCAGACCCGGCCTCCGCCACTGCGCCAAGCCCCACGGCGGCCGCGACCGCCCCTCGAACAAGCCATCGCAACAGGTCGGCTGGCGCTCGGACGGCTGGCTGGTTGTTGGGTGGTTTGATGGTCGTACTGATGGGCTGGATGGGTGCCCGAGTCCTGATCGAGGCGGATCAACCCACCGTGGGGACTGAGCCGAAACAGCCGACGATCGCCGTGCTTCCGTTCGAGAACTACAGCGAACACCCCGAGGCCACCCGCTACCTCGTCGATGCCGTGCACGAAAACGTGTTGACGCACCTGTCGCGGGTCCAGGATCTTCGGGTCATCTCGCGAACATCGGTCGAGCGGTACCGGGACAGCCAGGCATCGGTCCCCGAGATCGGGCGACGCCTGGGCGTGAACCACGTGCTCGAAGGCAGCGTCCAGCGCATCGGACAGCGCCTGCGGGTCAACGCCCAGTTGGTCGAGGTCGCCACAGACACCCACTTATGGGTGGATGTGCTCGATGGCGAACTGGCGGATGTCTTCGAGATTCAGAGTCAGATCGCCCAGCACGTCGCCGCGTCGATTGGCGCCACTTTGCGCCCGACAGAAGTGCAGGCCATGACGCAGGTTCCAACGACAGATGCATCGGCGTATCAGGCCTATCTGCAGGCACGCGATGAATTGCGCCGGGATGGCACCGGGCGGGCCAGCCTGTTTCGCAGCCAGGCACTGCTGGACCGCGCGGTGGCGGAAGACCCGGATTTTGCACTCGCACAGGCGACACTGGCCCGCGTGCATACGTTTACGCACTGGTTCGGCTACGACACAGACCCCCGCCGGCTGCAGCAGGCCAGTGACGCACTCGATGCCGCATTGGGTGCCGACCCGAATCTTGCAGAGGCTCACCTGGCGCTCGGCTTGTACCGTGCGGCGGGTTTCAGAGACTACATTGGCGCCCTTGCGGCCTATCAGCAGGCCGAACTCCGACAGCCGGGGGCGGCAGACATCAAACACTACATGGCCAGCGCTCACCGCCGCCTCGGTCAATGGGAAGCGGCCGTGAGCATGATGCAATCGGCCGTCACATCCGACCCTGAGAACCTCAGCTTGCTCGCCGATTTCGCAGGTTTGTTGCGCGGTCTGCGGCGGTATGAGGAAGCGGCTCCCCTCTATCAACGGCTGGCGGCACTCGACCCCGATGACCCCTTTAAACGCATCGATCATGCGATGTTCATCGTCGAATCTCGCGGCGACACCGCGCCCCTGCGCCGTGTGCTGAACGATATTCCAGCAGACGTCGACCCAGGCCACAGCATCACCTATATGAGATACATCGCGGCGGCGTGGGAGTCGGACCTGGAACGGGCCGCCGCGCTGATCAATCGCTATCCGCGAACATGGCTGCCGGCAAGCGGCGGCCTGGGACGCACGCCGCGCGCGCTGGCGCAGGGACTCATGGCTGTTCTACGCGATGACCCTGGCGCGGGGCGCCACTTGCAGACAGCGCGGGACCATCTCGAAACCGCCAGACAGTCCCAACCCAACAACCCTGGCTTCGAGGCGGATCTCGCCCTGGTTGCGGCCGGTTTGGGTGACAAGCTGACGTCGCTGCAACATGGCCAGCGGGCACTGGACCTGATGCCGGTGGACGTCGACCCGGTCGGTTACTCCGACGTGGCCACGCGTGTCGCCATGGCCTGGGCGCTGGCAGGCGAACAAAGCCGTTGTCTGGTTCTGCTTGAACAGCTTTATCGTCAACCCTTTGGTCCGAGCATCCAGTTCTTGCGATTACACCCGGTTTGGTCCCCGCTTCGGGGGTTACCGCGATTTCAGCAGCTACTGGGCCAATAG
- a CDS encoding helix-turn-helix transcriptional regulator gives MADSISDLVHLDQKTSEDYFRRNAWLVDALCGDDAAFMLLDESALVGYVSGGARCLLGSLPALRIHQGRLSSQRAQDRAVLDELCHRVRGIGQGGLCDPDHLFTLGAVGTHRRLVVQLTWAGRTRLQKPGTLVVLRLFEESPQIRISRRMLCKHYGLTSTEAALAASLAEGKPLSKFRLQQGTAMSTVRTQLRHVFRKVGVNSQAALIHTLLTGPMTWQRM, from the coding sequence ATGGCAGATTCAATATCCGACCTGGTTCACCTGGACCAGAAGACATCAGAGGATTACTTCAGACGCAATGCCTGGCTGGTGGACGCACTCTGCGGAGATGATGCGGCCTTCATGCTACTGGACGAGTCCGCACTCGTCGGCTACGTCAGTGGGGGCGCGCGCTGTCTACTGGGCAGTCTCCCCGCGCTGCGGATTCATCAGGGGCGGCTTTCGTCTCAACGGGCACAGGACCGCGCGGTGCTGGATGAGCTGTGTCACAGGGTCCGCGGTATCGGCCAGGGTGGTCTTTGTGATCCCGATCATTTGTTCACCCTGGGCGCGGTAGGAACACACCGACGGCTTGTCGTACAGCTCACCTGGGCGGGGCGCACCCGACTGCAAAAACCCGGAACCCTGGTGGTGCTGCGGCTGTTCGAAGAGTCGCCGCAGATTCGCATTTCGCGTCGCATGCTCTGTAAGCACTACGGTCTGACCAGCACGGAGGCCGCGCTGGCCGCTTCCTTGGCCGAGGGCAAACCGTTAAGCAAGTTCCGACTGCAGCAAGGAACAGCGATGAGTACGGTGCGGACACAGCTTCGTCATGTGTTTCGCAAGGTGGGGGTCAACAGCCAGGCCGCACTGATTCACACGCTACTGACGGGGCCGATGACGTGGCAGCGAATGTAG